In Haloterrigena turkmenica DSM 5511, a single genomic region encodes these proteins:
- a CDS encoding ATP-binding protein produces the protein MAAVDSSIGQQALESPDHGRVLDDAAGRGVLKMEYAVALENALTDLEDVLTDLEERTEKTGAKITVDSFSRRDGDPGRLRQELRNPLDSAITYAGQQTPRISVLADKHRQEWTISVRDRGIGIDPADADRLFQVFDRLHSSEASERTGTVPAPSETDTATGTTTDYE, from the coding sequence ATGGCAGCTGTCGATTCTTCGATAGGTCAGCAGGCCCTCGAGTCGCCCGATCACGGTCGGGTGCTGGACGACGCCGCCGGTAGAGGCGTCCTCAAGATGGAGTACGCAGTGGCTCTCGAAAATGCGCTGACGGATCTCGAGGACGTGTTGACCGATCTCGAGGAACGAACCGAGAAGACGGGTGCCAAAATCACCGTCGACTCGTTTTCCCGCCGTGACGGCGATCCGGGCCGGCTCCGGCAGGAACTCCGGAACCCGCTGGACAGCGCGATCACGTACGCCGGTCAGCAGACCCCACGTATATCTGTGCTCGCGGATAAGCATAGACAAGAGTGGACGATTTCAGTTCGCGACCGGGGGATCGGGATCGATCCGGCGGACGCAGATCGCCTCTTCCAGGTGTTCGACCGACTCCACAGCAGCGAGGCATCCGAGCGAACCGGAACCGTGCCGGCGCCGTCCGAGACCGACACCGCGACTGGAACCACGACCGACTATGAGTGA
- a CDS encoding helix-turn-helix domain-containing protein: MPSGIRAEIKIDDPADCVVTAASAAASGRVLSVSKSTNPDAPERVTEEFTLEAEEYPDEFDVDADVDIEPVFSYGSSEVYRFGRELGWGCPCECIERHDSPLVDVRTKGASLYLTFHASDMHGLQAIIGDLKERYSNLDVQRLLQSQQDHGERNLVFVDRSTLTARQLEVLETAHRMGYFEHPKRANAGEVAEELGITSTTFTEHLAAAQTKLLDAILEYDD, translated from the coding sequence ATGCCTTCGGGGATTCGAGCGGAGATCAAGATCGACGATCCGGCCGACTGCGTCGTCACGGCGGCCTCGGCGGCGGCGAGCGGTCGCGTCCTCTCCGTCTCGAAGAGCACGAATCCGGACGCGCCCGAGCGCGTCACCGAGGAGTTCACGCTCGAGGCCGAGGAGTATCCCGACGAGTTCGATGTGGACGCCGACGTCGACATCGAACCGGTCTTCTCCTACGGCTCGAGCGAGGTGTATCGGTTCGGTCGCGAACTGGGGTGGGGCTGTCCCTGCGAGTGTATCGAACGCCACGACTCGCCGCTGGTCGACGTCCGCACGAAGGGGGCGTCGTTGTATCTGACCTTCCACGCGTCGGATATGCACGGCCTCCAGGCGATCATCGGCGACCTCAAGGAGCGGTACTCGAACCTCGACGTCCAACGGCTGTTGCAGTCCCAGCAGGACCACGGCGAGCGCAACCTCGTCTTCGTCGACCGGAGCACCCTGACCGCCCGCCAGCTCGAGGTCCTCGAGACGGCCCACCGAATGGGCTACTTCGAGCACCCGAAGCGAGCCAACGCGGGCGAGGTCGCCGAGGAGCTCGGGATCACTAGCACGACGTTCACCGAACACCTCGCGGCCGCGCAAACGAAACTCCTCGACGCGATCCTCGAGTACGACGACTGA
- a CDS encoding pyridoxamine 5'-phosphate oxidase family protein, protein MAIDQETDMADAEIDDFLGDHETGVLSLARTDDPYAIPISYGYDDDERVFYMRLVSTPESEKRAFLESSPTARLVVYDEQDSTYRSVIATGRLEDIPPAELTPDQIAQYGEAKRPLFEIWAQGKEDLDIELYRLDPDTLEGRRTEVDREE, encoded by the coding sequence ATGGCTATCGATCAGGAGACCGACATGGCCGACGCGGAGATCGACGACTTCCTCGGCGACCACGAGACGGGGGTGTTATCGCTCGCACGGACCGACGACCCCTACGCGATTCCGATCTCGTACGGGTACGACGACGACGAGCGCGTGTTCTATATGCGGCTGGTGTCGACGCCGGAAAGCGAGAAACGAGCGTTCCTCGAGTCCTCGCCGACGGCGCGGCTCGTCGTCTACGACGAGCAGGACTCGACCTACCGGAGCGTCATCGCGACGGGGCGGTTAGAGGACATTCCGCCGGCGGAGTTGACGCCGGACCAGATCGCCCAGTACGGGGAGGCGAAGCGGCCGCTGTTCGAGATCTGGGCGCAGGGGAAGGAAGATCTGGATATCGAACTCTACCGACTCGATCCGGACACCCTGGAAGGACGGCGAACCGAAGTCGATCGCGAGGAGTGA
- a CDS encoding bacterio-opsin activator domain-containing protein, with translation MSGTDTRADTDETTAEVDTLDILLIEDNPGDARLIQEMLRGTEELAQRVSSDESAGRTPEITRENRLEDGLEMLEGAPVDVVLLDLNLPDSEGLQTLETVHAESESTPIVVLTGVRDQQVGVQAIQRGAQDFLVKDEVTSELLVRTIHHAIERARQERERRRQREQLEALNRLNKIGHDITHAVITTETRADLEQQVCDRLAESDAYRFAWIGGVNPGSDRVVPKAAAGVEDGYLDAVEVSVDEDDVTGQGPSGKAIRTGSVQVMSDAQSDPEFEPWREEAIERGYRSTAAIPIVHEDLVYGVLNVYSESPRAFEGPETTILARIGDVIAHAITAIERKDALVSDAVIELEFRVEELAQPLIQLSTTEECTIAFEQLIHGDETLLAYGSAHEVDQDAFQEAVDETDGFGDVRFLAVRRDAFEFELVAPAAVSLFETIATHGGRVQSATIDDGEFRFVVELPRGRDTRQMIELIKEQRDDVTYLAQRTRERGDRSDSGSSSVLEDDLTEKQRAALETAYFAGYFDWPRESTGEEISERLGIAPATFNQHLRTAERKFFDSVLGEQ, from the coding sequence ATGAGCGGAACGGACACGCGGGCCGACACGGACGAAACGACCGCCGAGGTCGATACCCTGGATATCCTGCTGATCGAGGACAACCCCGGCGACGCGCGCCTGATCCAGGAGATGCTCCGGGGCACCGAGGAGCTCGCCCAGCGGGTCAGCTCCGACGAATCGGCGGGGCGAACGCCGGAAATCACCCGCGAGAACCGCCTCGAGGACGGCCTCGAGATGCTCGAGGGGGCCCCGGTCGACGTCGTCCTGCTGGACCTGAATCTGCCCGATAGCGAGGGGTTACAGACGCTCGAGACGGTCCACGCCGAGAGCGAGTCGACGCCGATCGTCGTGCTGACGGGCGTCCGCGACCAGCAGGTCGGCGTGCAAGCGATCCAGCGGGGTGCACAGGACTTCCTCGTCAAGGACGAGGTGACCAGCGAACTGCTGGTGCGGACGATCCACCACGCGATCGAGCGCGCCCGGCAAGAACGGGAACGCCGCCGTCAGCGCGAGCAACTCGAGGCGTTGAACCGGCTCAACAAGATCGGCCACGACATCACTCACGCGGTGATCACGACCGAAACGCGGGCCGATCTGGAACAACAGGTCTGCGACCGGCTCGCCGAGTCCGACGCCTATCGGTTCGCGTGGATCGGCGGCGTCAACCCGGGCAGCGATCGCGTCGTTCCGAAGGCGGCCGCGGGCGTCGAGGACGGCTACCTCGACGCCGTCGAGGTCAGCGTCGACGAGGACGACGTGACCGGACAGGGACCATCGGGGAAGGCGATCCGGACCGGATCAGTGCAGGTGATGAGCGACGCGCAATCCGACCCCGAGTTCGAGCCGTGGCGTGAGGAGGCGATCGAGCGCGGCTACCGGTCGACCGCGGCGATTCCGATCGTCCACGAGGATCTGGTCTACGGCGTATTGAACGTCTACTCCGAGTCGCCGCGGGCGTTCGAGGGGCCGGAGACGACCATCCTCGCCCGGATCGGCGACGTCATCGCCCACGCGATCACGGCGATCGAGCGCAAGGACGCGCTGGTCAGCGACGCCGTCATCGAACTCGAGTTCCGCGTCGAGGAACTGGCCCAGCCGCTGATTCAGCTGTCGACGACGGAGGAGTGTACGATCGCGTTCGAGCAGCTGATCCATGGGGACGAGACGCTGCTCGCGTACGGCTCGGCTCACGAAGTCGATCAGGATGCGTTTCAGGAGGCGGTCGACGAGACCGACGGCTTCGGCGACGTCCGCTTCCTCGCGGTCAGGCGCGACGCCTTCGAGTTCGAACTCGTGGCGCCGGCGGCCGTCTCGCTGTTCGAGACGATCGCGACCCACGGCGGCCGCGTCCAGTCGGCGACCATCGACGACGGCGAGTTCCGCTTCGTCGTCGAACTCCCGCGAGGTCGGGACACCCGCCAGATGATCGAACTCATCAAGGAACAGCGCGACGACGTCACCTACCTCGCCCAGCGGACCCGCGAGCGCGGCGACCGAAGCGATTCGGGCTCGTCGTCGGTCCTCGAGGACGATCTCACCGAGAAGCAGCGGGCGGCCCTCGAGACGGCCTACTTCGCGGGCTACTTCGACTGGCCCCGCGAGAGCACCGGCGAGGAGATCTCCGAGCGACTCGGCATCGCGCCGGCGACGTTCAACCAGCACCTCCGAACGGCCGAGCGGAAGTTCTTCGATTCGGTGCTCGGCGAGCAGTAG
- a CDS encoding AzlC family ABC transporter permease — protein sequence MATDTEPDAAAPTTASDATGGDGPDSDPGRVTFGWDGLRAGFLACLPVAVGVGGYGVAFGVLANQAGLSLAEAALMSMTVFAGASQIIAVELWADPLPIAAIVATTFAVNVRYALMGAALQSWFRHLSPGEIYSSLVLMADENWALSMQELASGSRRGAFLLGSGIALWLCWVASTVLGVLAGESVGDPARYGVDFILAAVFVALAVELWDGRSTLAPWLVALATSVLAATVLPGQWYIPLGGFAAAVVEVVRHDG from the coding sequence ATGGCGACGGACACCGAACCCGATGCGGCCGCTCCGACCACCGCGAGCGACGCGACCGGCGGCGACGGACCGGATTCGGACCCGGGGCGCGTCACGTTCGGCTGGGATGGGCTGCGGGCCGGCTTTCTGGCCTGTCTGCCGGTCGCCGTCGGCGTCGGCGGCTACGGGGTCGCGTTCGGCGTCCTCGCGAACCAGGCGGGGCTGAGCCTCGCGGAGGCGGCGCTGATGAGCATGACCGTCTTCGCGGGCGCCTCCCAGATCATCGCCGTCGAACTGTGGGCGGACCCGCTCCCGATCGCGGCGATCGTCGCCACGACGTTCGCGGTCAACGTGCGCTACGCTCTGATGGGCGCGGCGCTGCAGTCGTGGTTTCGCCACCTCTCGCCGGGCGAGATCTACTCGAGTCTCGTACTCATGGCCGACGAGAACTGGGCGCTGTCGATGCAGGAGCTCGCGTCGGGGAGTCGCCGCGGCGCCTTCCTGCTGGGCAGCGGGATCGCGCTCTGGCTGTGCTGGGTCGCGTCGACCGTCCTCGGCGTCCTCGCCGGCGAATCCGTGGGCGATCCGGCGCGGTACGGCGTCGACTTCATCCTCGCGGCCGTCTTCGTCGCGCTCGCCGTCGAGCTCTGGGACGGCCGGTCGACGCTGGCGCCGTGGCTCGTCGCGCTGGCCACGAGCGTCCTCGCCGCGACCGTCCTCCCGGGCCAGTGGTACATCCCCCTCGGCGGGTTCGCCGCGGCCGTCGTCGAGGTGGTGAGACACGATGGCTGA
- a CDS encoding ArsR/SmtB family transcription factor codes for MSATNSTTKRGWPATDDAIDAGAVLGALDDDACRAILEATSEESLTATELSEQCDIPMSTAYRKVEKLTEAELVEERVRINTSGKHATEYRKSFDDVHVSIDGGEIEIEMTKPDAETDASANYAVADD; via the coding sequence ATGTCCGCTACGAACTCCACCACGAAGCGAGGATGGCCCGCAACCGACGACGCGATCGACGCCGGCGCCGTGCTCGGTGCGCTAGACGACGACGCCTGCCGCGCCATCCTCGAGGCGACGAGCGAGGAGTCGCTGACCGCGACGGAACTGTCCGAGCAGTGTGACATTCCGATGTCGACGGCCTACCGCAAGGTCGAGAAACTGACCGAGGCCGAACTCGTCGAGGAGCGCGTCCGGATCAACACCTCCGGCAAACACGCGACCGAGTACCGGAAGTCCTTCGACGACGTCCACGTCTCGATCGACGGCGGCGAGATCGAGATCGAGATGACGAAACCCGACGCCGAAACCGACGCCAGCGCGAACTACGCCGTCGCCGACGACTAA
- a CDS encoding Cdc6/Cdc18 family protein: MIVDGRVLREDFVPSEVVHRHDEVNLLSESLEPLLSDRRADPAFLFGPTGVGKTCIARYALAQLREQEPSIDVAYVNCWQEYTRFRVLYGVLEAVGRTADIHRSTPKDELFDRLRETDARPVVAILDEVDQLEETAALYDLHRLGHVSLVLIANREEELFASFDDRVRSRLRAGTRVRFDRYGTDELAAILAERAEKALEPGVVSDGQLRTIADAASGDARVGIGILRSAARRASRQGLESVTDDVLEAAIPDARTAIRRKTVEGLIEHQRVLYDVIAEAGEIDPGDLYEEYERRVDDPKTERTLRNYLTKMVHYDLIEAVGERRGRTYRLVDGDAVGRE; this comes from the coding sequence GTGATCGTCGACGGCCGCGTCCTGCGCGAGGATTTCGTGCCCAGCGAGGTGGTTCACCGCCACGACGAGGTGAACCTCCTCTCGGAGTCCCTGGAGCCGCTGCTGTCCGACCGGCGGGCCGACCCCGCCTTCCTGTTCGGCCCGACCGGCGTCGGGAAGACCTGCATCGCCAGATACGCGCTCGCCCAGTTGCGCGAGCAGGAGCCGTCGATCGACGTCGCCTACGTCAACTGCTGGCAGGAGTACACCCGATTTCGAGTGCTCTACGGCGTCCTCGAGGCGGTCGGCCGGACCGCCGACATCCACCGCTCGACGCCGAAGGACGAACTGTTCGATCGGTTGCGCGAGACGGACGCCCGGCCCGTGGTCGCTATTTTGGACGAGGTCGACCAGCTCGAGGAAACGGCCGCGCTCTACGACCTCCACCGGCTGGGACACGTCTCGCTGGTATTAATCGCCAATCGCGAGGAGGAGCTGTTCGCGAGCTTCGACGACCGGGTCCGCTCGCGGCTGCGGGCGGGGACTCGCGTCCGGTTCGACCGCTACGGGACCGACGAACTCGCCGCGATTCTCGCCGAACGGGCGGAGAAGGCCCTCGAGCCCGGCGTTGTGAGCGACGGCCAGTTGCGGACGATCGCCGACGCCGCGTCGGGCGACGCCCGCGTTGGAATCGGCATCCTCCGGTCGGCCGCCCGCCGCGCGAGCCGGCAGGGACTCGAGTCGGTGACCGACGACGTCCTCGAGGCGGCGATCCCGGACGCGCGGACGGCGATCCGGCGCAAGACTGTCGAGGGGCTGATCGAACACCAGCGTGTGCTGTACGACGTCATCGCCGAGGCCGGCGAGATCGACCCGGGCGACCTCTACGAGGAGTACGAGCGGCGGGTCGACGACCCCAAGACCGAGCGGACGCTTCGCAACTACCTGACGAAGATGGTCCACTACGACCTGATCGAGGCCGTCGGCGAGCGCCGCGGGCGGACCTATCGACTCGTCGACGGCGATGCGGTCGGCCGCGAGTAA
- a CDS encoding ubiquitin-like small modifier protein 1, which yields MELELRFFATFREAVGEKERTETFDDDATVGDVLAALEAEYEGLEGQLIEEDESGRAIRPQLSVLKNGRDVTHMAGPETPLEDGHRLSVFPPVAGG from the coding sequence ATGGAGCTCGAATTGCGATTTTTCGCGACCTTCCGAGAGGCCGTCGGCGAGAAGGAACGGACCGAAACGTTCGACGACGACGCCACGGTCGGCGACGTGCTGGCCGCCCTCGAGGCCGAGTACGAGGGACTCGAGGGGCAGTTGATCGAAGAAGACGAGTCGGGGCGAGCGATCAGGCCGCAGTTGAGCGTGCTGAAGAACGGCCGCGACGTGACTCACATGGCGGGCCCGGAGACGCCGCTCGAAGACGGCCACCGGCTCTCGGTGTTCCCGCCGGTCGCGGGCGGGTAG
- a CDS encoding response regulator, producing MSDSRQFKPEPAQILLVEDNPGDVRLTEEAFKQGRIENDLHVVSDGNEALEFLYQRGEYEDAPRPDLILLDLNLPRKDGEDVLEELKGDSELRSIPVIVLTSSRAEEDVVRSYELHANAYLTKPVDPDDFIETVRAFEKFWFSVVRLPPEGEGQ from the coding sequence ATGAGTGATTCGAGACAGTTCAAACCGGAGCCAGCACAGATCCTGTTAGTCGAGGACAATCCGGGTGACGTCCGACTGACCGAAGAAGCGTTCAAACAGGGCCGCATCGAGAACGACCTCCACGTCGTCTCCGACGGCAACGAGGCGCTGGAGTTTCTCTACCAGCGCGGCGAGTACGAGGACGCGCCGCGACCGGATCTCATCCTTCTGGACCTCAACCTCCCGCGGAAGGACGGCGAGGACGTCCTCGAGGAGCTCAAGGGGGATTCGGAGCTACGATCGATCCCGGTGATCGTCCTGACGAGTTCCCGAGCCGAGGAGGACGTCGTCAGGTCGTACGAACTCCACGCCAACGCCTACCTGACGAAGCCGGTCGATCCGGACGACTTCATCGAGACGGTTCGGGCGTTCGAGAAGTTCTGGTTCTCCGTCGTCCGGCTTCCGCCGGAGGGTGAGGGCCAATGA
- a CDS encoding DUF7560 family zinc ribbon protein, whose product MSRYEFTCPECGQAIEVNEEMREATLEHGCPVCGADVTTAAFVAEQQTN is encoded by the coding sequence ATGAGCAGATACGAATTTACCTGTCCAGAATGCGGCCAAGCGATCGAGGTCAACGAGGAGATGCGCGAGGCCACGCTCGAGCACGGGTGTCCGGTCTGCGGTGCGGACGTGACGACCGCGGCCTTCGTCGCCGAGCAACAGACGAACTGA
- a CDS encoding ATP-grasp domain-containing protein has translation MSDQLTRSRERAGSDRGSIVVPAVSVPSSDCCLRSLSPTGVHTIVVSEEPTAKSFCSRHCDEAVLVPDPATDLEGYATALFALARREDVRTVVPTREPDAFVLSKYRDAFAEHVATPWPTLETLRRVHDRVRLAEAAETADVPVPETRPLEAVDTIARPSVVKSRYNLLVDEYVESVPPGRVRQSKTVEHLRPGAAVEPVSLRETFGHDPIVQEFVPIDEEYMVGALYERGEPVATVQHRQFRGASYTGGGGVYRESIHNDDLEDAALSLLDELEWHGLACIEYMRHPGTGEFYLTEINPRLWTSLAANARMGADFPRYYWQMATGRADEIDDGYDVGVGCHYLKGELAHVLSHLHDDSDLIDRPSIADTLRAIGRSCYEQPNFDLLSRDDPWPFVQDVLTELDRGVLKGVGPADLGYRASGAEQPVDWREAAPVDAVADANADVHASSTRDERPPLRESVEDRHTP, from the coding sequence ATGTCCGATCAACTCACCCGAAGCCGCGAGCGCGCCGGGAGCGATCGCGGCTCGATCGTCGTCCCGGCCGTCTCCGTCCCGAGTTCCGACTGCTGTCTCCGCTCGCTGTCACCGACCGGCGTTCACACGATCGTCGTCTCCGAGGAACCGACGGCGAAGTCGTTCTGTTCGAGACACTGCGACGAAGCCGTGCTGGTTCCCGATCCGGCGACCGACCTCGAGGGGTACGCGACGGCCCTGTTCGCGCTCGCTCGGCGCGAGGACGTTCGGACCGTCGTTCCCACCCGCGAGCCGGACGCGTTCGTTCTCTCGAAGTACCGAGACGCCTTCGCCGAACACGTCGCGACGCCGTGGCCGACCCTCGAGACGCTCCGCCGCGTTCACGATCGGGTTCGGCTGGCCGAGGCGGCCGAGACCGCCGACGTCCCGGTTCCCGAGACGCGACCGCTCGAGGCGGTCGATACGATCGCTCGGCCATCGGTCGTCAAGTCCCGATACAATCTTCTCGTCGACGAGTACGTCGAGTCGGTTCCACCGGGGCGAGTGCGGCAGAGCAAGACCGTCGAACACCTGCGGCCGGGCGCAGCGGTGGAGCCGGTGTCGCTGCGCGAGACGTTCGGCCACGATCCGATCGTCCAGGAGTTCGTCCCGATCGACGAGGAGTACATGGTCGGTGCCCTCTACGAGCGCGGCGAGCCCGTGGCGACGGTCCAGCACAGGCAGTTCCGCGGGGCGTCCTACACCGGTGGCGGCGGCGTCTACCGCGAATCGATCCACAACGATGACCTCGAGGACGCCGCGCTGTCGCTGCTCGATGAACTCGAGTGGCACGGCCTCGCCTGTATCGAATACATGCGCCACCCCGGGACTGGCGAGTTCTACCTCACGGAGATCAACCCCCGCCTGTGGACCTCGCTCGCCGCGAACGCGCGGATGGGCGCCGACTTTCCGCGGTACTACTGGCAGATGGCGACCGGTCGCGCCGACGAGATCGACGATGGCTACGACGTCGGCGTCGGCTGTCACTATCTCAAGGGCGAACTGGCCCACGTCCTGAGCCACTTGCACGACGACTCCGACCTCATCGATCGCCCGTCGATCGCGGACACGCTTCGGGCGATCGGCCGCTCCTGTTACGAGCAGCCCAACTTCGATCTCCTGAGCCGCGACGACCCCTGGCCCTTCGTGCAGGACGTCCTCACCGAACTCGACCGGGGCGTCCTCAAGGGAGTGGGACCGGCCGACCTCGGCTACCGCGCCAGCGGCGCCGAGCAACCGGTCGACTGGCGCGAAGCGGCGCCCGTCGACGCGGTGGCGGACGCGAACGCCGACGTGCACGCGTCTTCGACGCGAGACGAACGGCCGCCGCTGCGCGAGTCGGTCGAAGATCGGCACACCCCGTGA
- a CDS encoding GNAT family N-acetyltransferase — protein sequence MSVQPRMSPEEFDDELERTIYEYVERNGAVEPAELARAIRIESGTTHSKPARSGTYTESICPPAEDLESCVQALTERGYLTESDGKIRLALGGTPTELALEDATVTVRPAREEDREGIVETMREVADEGPYIVAENVATQLERDSALVRANEERSRVCFVASLESESDEGGGDDESDVDAATGAGADTDSDVVGWLHLDAHELPSLSHTAELTLGVAPAFRREGIGSSLLEYGLEWAGDAGYRKCYQNLPATNETAVEFLEDNGWRREGVHEEQYRIDDEYVDEVMLAAWP from the coding sequence ATGAGCGTCCAGCCGCGGATGTCGCCCGAAGAGTTCGACGACGAACTGGAACGGACGATCTACGAGTACGTCGAACGAAACGGAGCCGTCGAGCCCGCCGAACTGGCGCGAGCGATCCGCATCGAGTCGGGGACGACCCACTCGAAACCGGCCCGATCCGGCACCTACACCGAATCGATCTGTCCGCCCGCCGAGGACCTCGAGTCCTGTGTCCAAGCACTGACGGAGCGGGGATACCTGACCGAATCCGACGGGAAGATCCGCCTCGCGCTCGGCGGAACGCCGACGGAACTGGCTCTCGAGGACGCGACCGTCACGGTGCGGCCGGCGCGTGAGGAAGACCGTGAGGGGATCGTCGAGACGATGCGCGAGGTCGCCGACGAGGGCCCCTACATCGTCGCCGAGAACGTCGCGACGCAACTCGAGCGGGATTCGGCGCTGGTGCGGGCCAACGAGGAGCGCTCGCGGGTCTGTTTCGTCGCGAGTCTCGAGTCGGAATCCGATGAGGGCGGTGGCGACGACGAATCGGACGTCGACGCGGCCACCGGAGCCGGCGCGGACACCGACTCCGACGTCGTCGGCTGGCTCCACCTCGACGCCCACGAACTGCCGTCGCTTTCTCACACCGCCGAACTCACCCTCGGCGTCGCGCCCGCGTTCCGGCGCGAGGGGATCGGCTCGAGCCTCCTCGAGTACGGCCTCGAGTGGGCCGGCGACGCCGGCTACCGGAAGTGTTACCAGAACCTGCCGGCGACCAACGAGACCGCCGTCGAGTTCCTCGAGGACAACGGCTGGCGGCGCGAGGGCGTTCACGAGGAGCAGTACCGCATCGACGACGAGTACGTCGACGAAGTGATGCTGGCGGCGTGGCCGTAG
- a CDS encoding AzlD family protein: protein MADVLSLDPLVVVVILAMTVVTVVAKVGGIWLVRHVEVSDRLQAGLDVLPGAIVIAVLGPELASGGPAEWGAAALVLAVMWRTESIILALVTGVVAVVSLRTLF, encoded by the coding sequence ATGGCTGACGTCCTCTCGCTGGATCCGCTGGTCGTCGTCGTCATCCTCGCGATGACCGTCGTCACCGTCGTCGCGAAGGTCGGCGGCATCTGGCTCGTCCGCCACGTCGAGGTGAGCGACCGCCTGCAGGCGGGGCTTGACGTCCTGCCGGGGGCGATCGTGATCGCCGTCCTCGGGCCGGAGCTGGCGTCCGGTGGGCCGGCCGAGTGGGGCGCGGCCGCGCTCGTGCTGGCGGTGATGTGGCGGACCGAGAGCATCATCCTCGCGCTGGTGACCGGCGTCGTCGCCGTGGTCTCGCTGCGGACCCTGTTCTGA
- a CDS encoding glycosyltransferase, whose product MAKTNVVAAFTDLYRPTVNGVTYTVALWRERWTRRRGSMAIVFPEMDGYEPGDGEYALPSVGAPLYPRYRLGVPVAPDGLDTPDIVHVHTPFTVGFAGVRFARERDVPVVATYHTLLEDRVNQHVPDGAVEPLKRVCRAYERAFFERVDHVTVPTSFARWHLLERVGADIDATIVSNGIDVDFFRPVESTPVRERYGLSGEGPLLGYTGRHGPEKNLEEAIDAVDGTDWTLVIAGDGPARDDLEGRAAATDADVRFLGFLEREELPAFYSALDAFVFPSPVETQGLVALEATACGTPVVAADAGALADGVIEGETGYRYAPGDREAFRWAIRRTLAERERLSDLCRRRRDMLAVDHSLEQLAALYDAVRDD is encoded by the coding sequence ATGGCGAAGACGAACGTCGTCGCCGCGTTCACCGACCTCTACCGACCGACGGTCAACGGCGTCACTTACACGGTCGCGCTCTGGCGCGAGCGATGGACCCGCCGTCGGGGATCGATGGCGATCGTCTTCCCCGAGATGGACGGATACGAGCCCGGCGACGGGGAGTACGCGCTCCCGAGCGTCGGCGCGCCGCTGTACCCGCGCTATCGTCTCGGAGTGCCGGTGGCTCCCGACGGCCTCGACACACCCGACATCGTCCACGTCCACACGCCCTTCACGGTCGGGTTCGCGGGCGTTCGATTCGCGCGCGAGCGCGACGTTCCCGTCGTCGCAACCTACCACACGCTCCTCGAGGACCGCGTGAACCAGCACGTCCCCGACGGAGCAGTCGAGCCGCTCAAGCGCGTCTGCCGCGCCTACGAGCGGGCGTTCTTCGAACGCGTCGATCACGTGACCGTGCCGACGTCGTTCGCCCGATGGCATCTGCTCGAGCGCGTCGGTGCGGACATCGACGCGACGATCGTCTCGAACGGCATCGACGTCGACTTCTTCCGGCCGGTCGAGTCGACGCCCGTTCGGGAGCGCTACGGCCTCTCGGGCGAGGGGCCGCTGTTGGGCTACACGGGCCGGCACGGCCCCGAAAAGAACCTCGAGGAGGCGATCGACGCCGTCGACGGCACCGACTGGACGCTCGTCATCGCCGGCGACGGGCCCGCCCGCGACGACCTCGAGGGTCGTGCCGCGGCGACCGACGCCGACGTCCGATTTCTCGGCTTCCTCGAGCGCGAAGAACTGCCGGCGTTCTACTCGGCGCTCGACGCGTTCGTCTTCCCGAGTCCGGTCGAGACGCAGGGCCTGGTCGCGCTCGAGGCGACCGCCTGCGGGACGCCGGTCGTCGCCGCCGACGCCGGGGCGCTGGCGGACGGCGTCATCGAGGGCGAGACCGGCTACCGGTACGCGCCCGGCGACCGCGAGGCGTTTCGGTGGGCGATCCGCCGGACGCTGGCCGAACGCGAGCGGCTCTCGGACCTCTGTCGGCGTCGCCGAGACATGCTCGCGGTCGATCACTCGCTCGAGCAGTTGGCGGCGCTGTACGACGCGGTTCGCGACGACTAA